The Hyphomicrobiales bacterium genome has a window encoding:
- a CDS encoding Extracellular solute-binding protein, which produces MQRKHWISALALTVGIVAGSGAFAQTTVRIAWYSDGNEGEVVSDLLKRFEAQNKDIKVVLDQVPYKAITENLPVQLASGQGPDIARVVDLGGIARYALDMRPYLKDASYWEKNFGPFLPWMRPEGDSSAITGFMTQLTVTGPFVNKTLFEQAGIAMPGAKATWEDWGKASKAVADKVQAPFPVAMDRSGHRFFSVAVSEGAKVFDDKGEPAVIDDGFKRAAKLIYDWHNTGVMKKELWGSVSGTAYRGANDEFKNAQVVMYHSGSWQIAQFEKTVGDAFDWVAVPSPCGAGNCSGMPGGAGLVAIKTTKSPEAVAKVMDYLASEPVLSEFYARSLFVPGHLGIAAKGLDYKDAKPQAKAALKVFSDQVAQLSPVAFKLQGYVNNRVIFNAVISRLGQAISGEGTLDDAFKRIESDIAQQIAERKK; this is translated from the coding sequence ATGCAGAGGAAGCACTGGATTTCCGCGCTCGCGCTGACGGTGGGAATCGTCGCCGGCAGCGGAGCCTTCGCCCAGACCACGGTGCGCATCGCCTGGTATTCCGACGGCAATGAGGGCGAGGTCGTCTCCGATCTGCTGAAGCGCTTCGAAGCGCAGAACAAGGACATCAAGGTCGTCCTCGATCAGGTGCCCTACAAGGCGATCACCGAGAATCTTCCCGTCCAGCTCGCCTCGGGGCAGGGCCCCGACATCGCCCGTGTCGTCGATCTCGGCGGCATCGCCCGCTATGCGCTCGACATGCGGCCTTATCTCAAGGACGCTTCCTACTGGGAGAAGAATTTCGGGCCGTTCCTGCCCTGGATGCGCCCCGAGGGTGATTCCAGCGCGATCACCGGCTTCATGACGCAGCTGACCGTCACCGGCCCCTTCGTCAACAAGACGCTGTTCGAGCAGGCCGGCATCGCCATGCCGGGCGCCAAGGCGACCTGGGAGGACTGGGGCAAGGCGTCGAAGGCCGTGGCCGACAAGGTGCAGGCGCCGTTCCCGGTCGCGATGGACCGTTCCGGCCACCGCTTCTTCTCGGTCGCCGTCTCCGAAGGCGCCAAGGTCTTCGACGACAAGGGCGAGCCGGCCGTGATCGACGACGGTTTCAAGCGCGCCGCCAAGCTGATCTATGACTGGCACAACACCGGCGTGATGAAGAAGGAGCTGTGGGGCTCGGTCTCCGGCACCGCCTATCGCGGGGCCAATGACGAGTTCAAGAATGCCCAGGTGGTGATGTACCACTCCGGCTCCTGGCAGATCGCCCAGTTCGAGAAGACGGTCGGCGACGCCTTCGACTGGGTCGCCGTGCCGTCGCCTTGCGGTGCGGGCAACTGCTCGGGCATGCCCGGCGGCGCCGGCCTCGTCGCGATCAAGACGACCAAGAGCCCGGAAGCCGTCGCCAAGGTTATGGATTACCTGGCGAGCGAGCCGGTGCTGAGCGAGTTCTATGCCCGCTCGCTCTTCGTGCCGGGCCATCTCGGCATCGCGGCCAAGGGGCTCGACTACAAGGATGCCAAGCCCCAGGCCAAGGCCGCGCTCAAGGTCTTCTCGGATCAGGTCGCGCAGCTCTCGCCGGTCGCCTTCAAGCTGCAGGGCTATGTCAACAACCGCGTGATCTTCAACGCCGTGATCAGCCGCCTCGGCCAGGCGATCTCGGGCGAGGGCACGCTTGACGATGCCTTCAAGCGGATCGAATCCGACATCGCCCAGCAGATCGCCGAGCGTAAGAAGTAA
- the ugpC gene encoding sn-glycerol 3-phosphate ABC transporter ATP binding subunit, whose protein sequence is MAELKLSAVRKAYGATTVLHGIDLHVADGEFVVFVGPSGCGKSTLLRSIAGLEEITGGTIAIDGADVTGLPASERGLAMVFQSYALYPHMTVYANMAFALENMGFKRDEIEKRVKRAAQMLRLTDYLERKPKALSGGQRQRVAIGRAIVRDPKIFLFDEPLSNLDAELRVATRKELAALHGEIGGTMIYVTHDQVEAMTLADRIVVLHGGRIEQVGTPLELYNRPDNLFVAGFIGSPRMNLLPGRVTAAGKVALGEGGHEVACATAALAPGSKITLGIRPEHLDLAPEGQGLPLSVDLVERLGGESYLYGASAGLPQITLRLDGQSEHERGHNVALAFPQQSLHLFDEAGRAIRS, encoded by the coding sequence ATGGCCGAATTGAAGCTCTCCGCCGTCCGCAAGGCCTATGGTGCGACGACGGTGCTGCATGGCATCGACCTGCATGTCGCGGATGGCGAGTTCGTCGTCTTCGTCGGCCCCTCGGGCTGCGGCAAGTCGACCCTGCTGCGTTCGATCGCCGGGCTGGAGGAGATCACCGGCGGCACGATCGCGATCGACGGCGCCGACGTCACCGGCCTGCCGGCCTCCGAACGCGGGCTCGCGATGGTGTTCCAGTCCTATGCGCTCTACCCGCATATGACCGTCTACGCGAACATGGCCTTCGCGCTGGAGAATATGGGCTTCAAGCGCGACGAGATCGAGAAGCGCGTGAAGCGCGCGGCACAGATGCTGCGCCTCACGGACTATCTCGAGCGCAAGCCCAAGGCGCTGTCCGGCGGCCAGCGCCAGCGCGTCGCTATCGGCCGCGCCATCGTGCGCGATCCAAAAATCTTCCTGTTCGACGAGCCTTTGTCGAACCTCGACGCGGAGCTGCGCGTCGCCACCCGCAAGGAACTCGCCGCGCTGCATGGCGAGATCGGCGGCACGATGATCTACGTCACCCATGATCAGGTCGAGGCGATGACGCTGGCCGACCGGATCGTCGTGCTGCATGGGGGCAGGATCGAGCAGGTCGGCACGCCGCTCGAACTCTACAATCGCCCCGACAATCTCTTCGTCGCCGGCTTCATCGGCTCGCCGCGCATGAATCTGCTGCCCGGCCGCGTCACCGCCGCCGGCAAGGTCGCGCTGGGCGAGGGCGGTCATGAGGTTGCCTGCGCCACCGCCGCTCTCGCGCCGGGATCGAAGATCACGCTCGGCATCCGGCCGGAACATCTGGATCTCGCGCCGGAAGGGCAGGGCCTGCCGCTCTCGGTCGATCTGGTCGAGCGGCTCGGCGGCGAGAGCTATCTCTACGGGGCAAGCGCCGGCCTGCCCCAGATCACGCTCCGGCTCGACGGCCAGAGCGAACATGAGCGTGGCCACAATGTCGCGCTCGCCTTCCCGCAGCAGAGCCTGCACCTGTTCGACGAAGCCGGCCGGGCGATCCGGTCCTGA
- a CDS encoding Sugar ABC transporter permease: protein MASANMNPRREGAGAASLLAAPLALLMRLVDWPMRALQRLLGERRMAYVFLLPNIGFFSLFVFLPLVINFIFSVTGGAGLFPTERPFVGAQQYAYLFDCGSFLDPASCREDHFWRGVYNTARFTVFQVTAMVLFSLLTAIVLNMKIRARGFFRAVYFFPVLLSPVVVALTWKWILQRDGLLNAAITSLGGERILFLVDPSWAMFWIVFVSVWAHMGFYTLILLAGLQAIPADLYEAAEMDATPRWRMFWRITLPLLWPNMIVVIVLALIKGVQTFDEVFVLTGGGPGTATLMVVHYIYETAFANQVQNFGLAAAASVVLGVVLFALTLAQLAASRRKGAA, encoded by the coding sequence ATGGCCTCCGCCAACATGAACCCGCGCCGCGAGGGCGCGGGCGCTGCGAGCCTCCTGGCCGCGCCGCTCGCGCTGCTCATGCGCCTCGTCGACTGGCCGATGCGCGCCCTCCAGCGCCTGCTCGGCGAGCGGCGGATGGCCTATGTCTTCCTGTTGCCGAATATCGGCTTCTTCTCGCTCTTCGTCTTCCTGCCGCTCGTCATCAATTTCATCTTCTCGGTGACGGGCGGGGCGGGGCTGTTCCCGACCGAGCGGCCCTTCGTCGGGGCGCAGCAATACGCCTATCTCTTCGATTGCGGTTCCTTCCTCGATCCGGCCTCCTGCCGCGAGGACCATTTCTGGCGCGGCGTCTACAACACCGCCCGCTTCACCGTCTTCCAGGTCACGGCGATGGTGCTGTTCTCGCTGCTGACGGCGATCGTCCTGAACATGAAGATCCGGGCGCGTGGCTTCTTCCGGGCTGTCTACTTCTTCCCGGTGCTGCTCTCGCCGGTGGTGGTGGCGCTGACCTGGAAGTGGATCCTGCAGCGCGACGGCCTGCTCAACGCGGCGATCACCTCGCTGGGCGGCGAGCGCATCCTTTTCCTCGTCGATCCGAGCTGGGCGATGTTCTGGATCGTCTTCGTCTCGGTCTGGGCCCATATGGGCTTCTACACGCTGATCCTGCTCGCCGGCCTGCAGGCGATCCCCGCCGATCTCTATGAGGCGGCCGAGATGGACGCGACGCCGCGCTGGCGCATGTTCTGGCGGATCACCCTGCCGCTGCTCTGGCCGAACATGATCGTCGTGATCGTGCTGGCGCTGATCAAGGGCGTGCAGACCTTCGACGAGGTCTTCGTGCTCACCGGCGGCGGCCCGGGCACCGCGACGCTGATGGTGGTGCACTACATCTACGAGACGGCCTTCGCCAATCAGGTCCAGAATTTCGGTCTGGCGGCCGCGGCCTCGGTGGTGCTCGGCGTCGTGCTCTTCGCGCTGACGCTGGCCCAGCTCGCGGCGAGCCGCCGCAAGGGGGCCGCATGA
- a CDS encoding LacI family transcriptional regulator: MTAKAARPQQNLVSLATVAGETGVSVATVSRIVNGKSGRASADTIARVEEAIVRLGYRPNPVGRALKRRASRVVAMLAPNLDNPAMAAIAVSTEAALRDAGFVMILCDTHDRADLQDDYLRAMRDQFVAGYVMVSAVRSAGLTDALKRGDPMVFVARRNPLGGGAYVGIDNRAAGADAADHLLARGVADPAVLLPAQNASSTAERAAGFIDRLVARGVPSRDIRRASAPGLSHIEIGYAAAKKLVADGGWPGGVLCVSDMIAYGAYRLAAEGNVAIPERCALIGIDGNAINRWIAPWLTSIRIPYEHFGQYVVAQLRSLWGGGATQEVNVPHDPPPLLLRAET, from the coding sequence ATGACGGCGAAGGCCGCAAGACCGCAGCAGAACCTCGTTTCGCTGGCCACCGTCGCAGGCGAGACCGGCGTCTCGGTCGCGACCGTCTCACGGATCGTCAATGGCAAGAGCGGGCGGGCCTCGGCCGACACGATCGCGCGGGTCGAGGAAGCGATCGTCCGCCTCGGCTATCGGCCGAACCCGGTCGGGCGCGCCCTCAAGCGCCGGGCCAGCCGCGTCGTCGCGATGCTCGCGCCCAATCTCGACAACCCCGCCATGGCCGCCATCGCGGTCTCGACGGAGGCGGCGCTGCGCGATGCCGGCTTCGTCATGATCCTCTGCGACACGCATGACCGCGCCGATCTGCAGGACGATTATCTCAGGGCGATGCGGGACCAGTTCGTCGCCGGCTACGTCATGGTGAGCGCGGTGCGCAGCGCCGGCCTCACCGACGCGCTCAAGCGCGGCGACCCGATGGTGTTCGTGGCGCGGCGCAACCCGCTCGGCGGCGGCGCCTATGTCGGCATCGACAATCGCGCCGCCGGGGCGGACGCCGCCGACCATCTGCTCGCGCGCGGCGTCGCCGACCCGGCCGTGCTGCTGCCCGCCCAGAACGCCTCCAGCACGGCGGAACGCGCCGCCGGCTTCATCGACAGGCTGGTCGCGCGCGGCGTTCCGTCCCGCGACATCCGGCGCGCGAGCGCGCCGGGCCTCTCCCATATCGAGATCGGCTATGCCGCCGCAAAGAAGCTCGTGGCGGATGGCGGCTGGCCCGGCGGCGTCCTCTGCGTGAGCGACATGATCGCCTATGGCGCCTATCGGCTCGCCGCGGAAGGCAATGTCGCGATTCCCGAACGCTGCGCCCTGATCGGCATCGACGGCAACGCGATCAATCGCTGGATCGCGCCCTGGCTGACATCGATTCGCATCCCCTACGAGCATTTCGGCCAGTATGTCGTCGCGCAGCTCAGATCGCTGTGGGGCGGCGGCGCCACGCAGGAAGTCAACGTGCCGCACGATCCGCCGCCGCTGCTCCTGCGCGCCGAGACTTAG
- a CDS encoding Alpha-glucosidase: MKALTQGRYLGRDGEAALFDVGLGNTITVRILEGDIGRVTLKPQDGYRLDRGWSIAPGGLEPAYEGRPRDSLAGFACPKASIAEANGKVTLSAGGLTAEITLDPFGIAWHRAGEDKPFLQDRTTQAYLVSARTGALAHFMARDYAERHYGLGDKAGPLDRTGRRFAIDAVDPCGFDAELSDPLYKMLPFFIVDGPTGAHGLYYDNLSTGSVDYGCTLDNYHGLFRSWKGDDGDLDYYVMAGPTVPDVVRRFSWLTGGQAFAPLWSFGFGVTSMAIADAPDADARISDFIGKLETHRIPCDSFHFGSGYTQIGHRRYAFNWNRDKFPDPKATMQRLNDAGIFTVANLKPCLLDDHPRLQEALDDGFLVKDGKTGEPAVAQFWDGLGFHLDYTNPKGRAWWRDGIETALLDYGFTTVWNDNNEFEIWDEDAVCDGDGRPFRQALARPAQPLLMTKLSYEAQADRQPGKRQYSVTRGGCAGISRYAQTWSGDNETAWKTLRYNLTQGLNMSLSGMFSIGHDVGGFHGSTPGPELFVRFNEFCALWPRMVMNSWNDDGVVNLPWMYPEMVPQVREAIALRYRLMPYLYTLMWRASRDSTPAVRPLLWDFPQDPQAVAIDDAFMLGPDVLVAPVLEEGARERRVYLPEHAGGWYDWHEGRHFAGGAFVTVAAPLGRLPAFVRAGALIPLGNPEGIDDQRELLVCGIVEGASGELYEDDGETSDWRGKGATIIRFSVRSGEIETHQEGEAETRFDRIAIRHIDKGGIGSGA; this comes from the coding sequence ATGAAAGCCCTGACGCAAGGCCGCTATCTCGGCCGCGATGGCGAGGCCGCCCTGTTCGATGTCGGGCTGGGCAACACCATCACCGTGCGCATCCTCGAAGGCGATATCGGCCGGGTGACGCTGAAGCCGCAAGACGGCTACCGGCTCGATCGTGGCTGGTCGATCGCGCCCGGCGGGCTGGAGCCTGCCTATGAGGGCCGTCCGCGCGACAGCCTCGCCGGTTTCGCCTGCCCGAAGGCGAGCATTGCCGAGGCGAACGGCAAGGTCACGCTTTCCGCCGGCGGCCTCACCGCCGAGATCACGCTCGATCCCTTCGGCATCGCCTGGCATCGCGCCGGCGAGGACAAGCCCTTCCTGCAGGACCGCACGACGCAGGCCTATCTGGTCTCAGCCCGCACCGGCGCGCTCGCCCATTTCATGGCGCGCGACTATGCCGAGCGCCATTACGGCCTCGGCGATAAGGCGGGTCCGCTCGACCGCACCGGCCGCCGCTTCGCCATCGACGCGGTCGATCCTTGCGGCTTCGACGCCGAATTGTCGGACCCGCTCTACAAGATGCTGCCCTTCTTCATCGTCGATGGGCCGACGGGCGCGCATGGCCTCTATTACGACAACCTCTCGACCGGCAGCGTCGATTACGGCTGTACGCTCGACAACTATCATGGCCTGTTCCGCTCCTGGAAAGGCGATGATGGCGACCTCGACTATTATGTGATGGCCGGCCCGACCGTGCCGGATGTGGTTCGGCGCTTCTCCTGGCTGACCGGCGGGCAGGCCTTCGCGCCGCTCTGGTCCTTCGGCTTCGGCGTCACCTCGATGGCGATCGCCGACGCGCCCGATGCCGATGCCCGCATCAGCGATTTCATCGGTAAGCTTGAGACGCATCGCATCCCCTGCGACTCGTTCCATTTCGGCTCGGGCTACACGCAGATCGGCCATCGCCGCTACGCCTTCAACTGGAACCGCGACAAGTTCCCGGACCCGAAGGCGACGATGCAGCGGCTGAACGATGCCGGCATCTTCACGGTCGCCAACCTCAAGCCTTGCCTGCTCGACGACCATCCGCGCCTGCAGGAGGCGCTCGATGATGGCTTCCTGGTCAAGGATGGCAAGACCGGCGAGCCCGCCGTCGCCCAGTTCTGGGATGGGCTCGGCTTCCATCTCGACTACACCAACCCGAAGGGCCGGGCCTGGTGGCGCGACGGCATCGAGACCGCGCTGCTCGATTACGGCTTCACCACCGTCTGGAACGACAACAACGAATTCGAGATCTGGGACGAGGACGCCGTCTGCGACGGCGACGGCCGCCCCTTCCGACAGGCGCTGGCGCGTCCGGCCCAGCCCCTCCTGATGACCAAGCTCTCCTACGAGGCGCAGGCCGATCGCCAGCCCGGCAAGCGCCAGTATTCGGTGACGCGCGGCGGCTGCGCCGGCATCTCGCGCTACGCCCAGACCTGGTCGGGCGACAATGAGACCGCCTGGAAGACGCTGCGCTACAACCTGACGCAGGGCCTCAACATGAGCCTGTCGGGAATGTTCAGCATCGGCCACGATGTCGGCGGCTTCCACGGCTCGACGCCCGGTCCCGAGCTCTTCGTGCGCTTCAACGAGTTCTGTGCCCTGTGGCCGCGCATGGTGATGAACTCGTGGAACGATGACGGCGTCGTCAACCTGCCCTGGATGTACCCGGAGATGGTGCCGCAGGTGCGCGAGGCGATCGCGCTGCGCTATCGGCTGATGCCCTATCTCTACACGCTGATGTGGCGCGCCAGCCGCGACAGCACCCCGGCGGTCCGCCCGCTGCTCTGGGACTTCCCGCAGGATCCGCAGGCGGTCGCGATCGACGATGCCTTCATGCTCGGGCCGGACGTTCTGGTCGCGCCGGTGCTGGAGGAGGGCGCCCGCGAGCGCCGCGTCTATCTGCCCGAGCATGCCGGCGGCTGGTACGACTGGCATGAGGGCAGGCATTTCGCTGGCGGCGCTTTCGTCACCGTCGCGGCCCCGCTCGGCCGCCTGCCGGCCTTCGTCCGGGCCGGCGCGCTGATTCCGCTCGGCAATCCCGAGGGCATCGACGACCAGCGCGAACTGCTCGTCTGCGGCATTGTCGAAGGGGCGTCCGGAGAACTCTACGAAGACGACGGCGAGACCTCCGACTGGCGCGGCAAGGGCGCGACGATCATCCGCTTCAGCGTGCGGAGCGGTGAGATCGAGACCCATCAGGAGGGCGAGGCTGAGACCCGGTTCGACCGGATTGCGATCCGTCACATCGACAAGGGCGGGATCGGCTCCGGCGCCTGA
- a CDS encoding Formate dehydrogenase O alpha subunit / selenocysteine-containing, with protein MTNSWTDIKNTDLVIIMGGNAAEAHPCGFKWVTEAKAQRGAKLIVVDPRFTRSASVADFYAPIRQGTDIAFLLGVIRYCIENDKIQHDYVRAFTNAPYIVKEGFGYQDGLFTGYDEAKRDYDRSTWEYELGPDGYVQVDETLQHPRSVYQLLKKHIAAYTPEMVERICGTPKDKYLAICKMVAECSARDKTMTSMYALGWTQHSKGSQNIRGMAMLQLLLGNIGVRGGGMNALRGHSNIQGLTDIGLMSNLIPGYLTLGTDKEVDFATYMSTRGFKPLRPNQMSYWQNYKKFMVSFLKSMWGPAATAENDFSYQWLPKLDVPGYDMLRYFDMMHQGKVNGYFCQGFNPLLSLSNRGKVSQALSKLKFLVVMDPLQTETSRFWKDEGVHNDVKPESIQTEVFELPTTCFAEDEGSLVNSGRWLQWHWPGQEPPGEAKTDTWIMAQIHMRLRELYRKEGGAFPDPVVNLHWPYRDPQDPAPDEMAKEMNGYVVSTVTDPVDPTKVLLEKGKQVDTFGQLRDDGSTACGCWIYSGSWTERGNMMARRDTSDPGNTGAYSNWAFSWPANRRILYNRASADIDGKAWDPKRKLIEWNGTAWTGYDVPDIAPAAKPRDVGPFIMNPEGTARLFSRAMMKDGPFPAHYEPFESPVANVMAPKIRGNPAARIFKDDLAALGTSDKFPYAATSYRLTEHFHYWTKHVWVNAVLQPEFFVEISEQLAAEKNILKGGWVKVSSARGTVYAKAVVTKRIKPLICDGKTVHVVGIPLHWGFTGAARKGFGPNSLTPFVGDANIETPEFKAFLVNVEPSNGPATS; from the coding sequence ATGACCAACTCCTGGACGGACATCAAGAACACCGACCTCGTCATCATCATGGGCGGCAATGCCGCCGAAGCGCATCCTTGCGGCTTCAAATGGGTTACTGAGGCGAAAGCCCAGCGTGGCGCCAAGCTGATCGTCGTCGACCCGCGCTTCACGCGCTCGGCCTCGGTCGCGGATTTCTATGCGCCGATCCGGCAAGGCACCGACATCGCCTTCCTGCTCGGGGTGATCCGCTACTGCATCGAGAACGACAAGATCCAGCACGACTATGTGCGCGCCTTCACCAACGCGCCCTATATCGTGAAGGAGGGCTTCGGCTATCAGGACGGGCTGTTCACCGGCTACGACGAGGCCAAGCGCGACTATGATCGCTCGACCTGGGAGTACGAGCTCGGCCCGGACGGCTATGTCCAGGTCGACGAGACGCTGCAGCATCCGCGCTCGGTCTACCAACTGCTGAAGAAGCACATCGCGGCCTACACGCCGGAGATGGTCGAGCGCATCTGCGGAACGCCGAAGGACAAGTACCTGGCGATCTGCAAGATGGTCGCGGAATGCTCGGCGCGCGACAAGACGATGACGTCGATGTACGCGCTCGGCTGGACGCAGCATTCGAAGGGCTCGCAGAACATCCGCGGCATGGCGATGCTGCAGCTGCTGCTCGGCAATATCGGCGTGCGCGGCGGCGGCATGAATGCGCTGCGCGGGCACTCCAACATCCAGGGTCTGACCGATATCGGCCTGATGTCGAACCTGATCCCGGGTTACCTGACGCTGGGGACCGACAAGGAGGTCGACTTCGCGACCTACATGTCGACGCGCGGCTTCAAGCCGCTGCGTCCGAACCAGATGAGCTACTGGCAGAACTACAAGAAGTTCATGGTGAGCTTCCTGAAGTCGATGTGGGGTCCGGCGGCGACGGCGGAGAACGACTTCTCCTACCAGTGGCTGCCGAAGCTCGACGTGCCCGGCTACGATATGCTGCGGTACTTCGACATGATGCACCAGGGCAAGGTGAACGGCTATTTCTGCCAGGGCTTCAATCCCCTGCTGTCCCTTTCCAACCGGGGCAAGGTTTCGCAGGCGCTGTCGAAGCTGAAGTTCCTGGTGGTGATGGACCCGCTGCAGACGGAAACATCGCGGTTCTGGAAGGACGAAGGCGTCCATAACGACGTCAAGCCGGAGTCGATCCAGACCGAAGTGTTCGAGCTGCCGACGACCTGCTTCGCCGAGGACGAGGGCTCGCTGGTCAATTCCGGCCGCTGGCTGCAATGGCACTGGCCGGGCCAGGAACCTCCGGGCGAGGCGAAGACCGACACCTGGATCATGGCGCAGATCCACATGCGCCTGCGCGAGCTCTACCGAAAGGAGGGCGGGGCCTTCCCGGACCCGGTCGTCAACCTGCATTGGCCTTATCGCGATCCGCAGGACCCGGCGCCGGACGAGATGGCCAAGGAGATGAACGGCTATGTCGTCTCCACCGTCACGGACCCGGTCGACCCGACCAAGGTCCTGCTCGAGAAGGGCAAGCAGGTCGATACCTTCGGCCAGCTGCGCGACGACGGCTCGACGGCCTGCGGCTGCTGGATCTACTCGGGCAGCTGGACCGAGCGGGGCAACATGATGGCCCGGCGCGACACCAGCGACCCCGGCAATACCGGCGCCTATTCGAACTGGGCCTTCTCGTGGCCGGCCAACCGGCGGATCCTCTACAACCGCGCCTCTGCCGACATCGACGGCAAGGCCTGGGATCCGAAGCGCAAGCTGATCGAGTGGAACGGCACCGCCTGGACCGGCTACGACGTTCCGGACATCGCGCCGGCCGCCAAGCCGCGGGATGTCGGACCGTTCATCATGAACCCCGAGGGAACGGCCCGCCTGTTCTCGCGCGCCATGATGAAGGACGGCCCCTTCCCGGCCCATTACGAGCCGTTCGAAAGCCCCGTCGCTAACGTGATGGCGCCCAAGATCCGGGGCAACCCGGCGGCGCGTATCTTCAAGGACGACCTCGCCGCGCTCGGGACCTCGGACAAGTTCCCCTATGCGGCGACCTCCTACCGCCTGACCGAGCACTTCCACTACTGGACGAAGCATGTCTGGGTGAATGCGGTGCTCCAGCCGGAGTTCTTCGTGGAGATCAGCGAGCAGCTGGCCGCCGAGAAGAACATCCTGAAGGGCGGCTGGGTGAAGGTCTCCTCGGCCCGCGGCACGGTCTATGCCAAGGCCGTGGTCACCAAGCGCATCAAGCCGCTGATCTGCGACGGCAAGACCGTCCATGTCGTCGGCATCCCGCTCCACTGGGGCTTCACCGGTGCGGCCAGAAAGGGCTTCGGCCCCAACAGCCTCACCCCGTTCGTCGGCGACGCCAACATCGAGACGCCCGAGTTCAAGGCGTTCCTGGTGAATGTCGAGCCGTCCAACGGTCCGGCGACGAGCTAG
- a CDS encoding hypothetical protein (Evidence 5 : Unknown function), translated as MLHELSRRQFMKAAGAGLGGSAVAALGFGGAEEALAQAVRPFRLARTTETRNTCPYCSVACGVIMYGLGDKSKNAHPAIIHIEGDPDHPTNRGTLCPKGSALLDFVHSETRTKFPQYRGPGQREFKQIGWGEALDRIARLMKDDRDKNFVATNQDGVTVNRWLTTGFLAASATTNETAFLTYKVVRSLGILAFDNQARV; from the coding sequence ATGCTGCATGAGCTCTCGCGTCGCCAGTTCATGAAGGCCGCAGGCGCGGGTCTGGGCGGTTCCGCCGTCGCCGCGCTCGGGTTCGGGGGTGCCGAAGAGGCACTTGCCCAGGCCGTGCGCCCCTTCAGGCTGGCGCGCACCACGGAAACGCGAAATACCTGTCCGTACTGCTCCGTCGCCTGCGGCGTGATCATGTACGGCCTGGGTGACAAGTCCAAGAACGCTCACCCGGCCATCATCCATATCGAAGGCGACCCGGATCATCCGACCAATCGCGGCACGCTGTGCCCGAAGGGTTCCGCCCTGCTCGACTTCGTCCACTCCGAGACGCGCACCAAGTTCCCGCAATATCGCGGGCCGGGCCAGCGCGAATTCAAGCAGATCGGCTGGGGCGAGGCGCTCGACCGCATCGCGCGGCTGATGAAGGACGACCGCGACAAGAACTTCGTCGCCACCAACCAGGACGGCGTGACGGTCAACCGCTGGCTGACCACCGGTTTTCTGGCGGCATCGGCGACCACCAACGAAACGGCCTTCCTGACCTACAAGGTCGTGCGAAGCCTCGGAATCTTGGCGTTCGACAACCAGGCGCGCGTTTGA
- a CDS encoding Carbohydrate ABC transporter permease, with protein MSQAVQTNRAVAMMTARRNPGRWHWTDIAAYAYLVLGVVLMFGPVLWLGMSSFKTQAGLLEFPPSLLPMSQKEVVVPGQPQPLPLFEVEMPDGSKRVLAQVRRIGIQAQMIDPANPGETIRVPIDKRTPVREFKLATENYTEPLERFAFTRFLWNSVFVTLAATIITLIINSMAAYALSIYEFRGKTAVMLMVIGTLMIPITIILVPVYLVITKLGLVNSLWAVILPGAATPTGVFLLRQYMLTLPRDLIEAARMDKASEWQIYWRIVMPLAMPALAVLAIFSIMWRWNEFLWPLAVLTKTESYTLQIGLNAFQGELQTQWHYLLAMTVVTLLPVALVFVFLQRFITTGIANTGMK; from the coding sequence ATGAGCCAGGCCGTTCAAACCAACCGGGCCGTCGCCATGATGACCGCCCGCCGCAATCCCGGCCGCTGGCATTGGACCGATATCGCGGCCTATGCCTATCTCGTGCTCGGCGTCGTGCTGATGTTCGGGCCGGTGCTCTGGCTCGGCATGTCCTCGTTCAAGACGCAGGCCGGCCTGCTCGAATTTCCGCCCTCGCTGCTGCCGATGTCGCAGAAGGAGGTGGTGGTTCCGGGTCAGCCCCAGCCGCTGCCGCTGTTCGAGGTCGAGATGCCCGACGGCTCCAAGCGCGTTCTCGCGCAGGTCCGCCGCATCGGCATCCAGGCGCAGATGATAGACCCGGCCAATCCGGGCGAGACGATCCGCGTGCCGATCGACAAGCGCACCCCCGTGCGCGAGTTCAAGCTCGCGACCGAGAACTACACCGAGCCGCTGGAACGCTTCGCCTTCACGCGCTTCCTCTGGAATTCGGTCTTCGTCACGCTGGCGGCGACGATCATCACGCTGATCATCAACTCGATGGCCGCCTATGCGCTCTCGATCTACGAGTTCCGCGGCAAGACCGCGGTGATGCTGATGGTCATCGGCACGCTGATGATCCCGATCACGATCATCCTCGTGCCGGTCTATCTGGTCATCACCAAGCTCGGCCTCGTCAATTCGCTCTGGGCGGTGATCCTGCCCGGCGCCGCGACGCCGACCGGCGTCTTCCTGCTGCGCCAGTACATGCTCACCCTGCCGCGCGACCTGATCGAGGCCGCCCGCATGGACAAGGCGTCCGAGTGGCAGATCTACTGGCGCATCGTCATGCCGCTCGCGATGCCGGCGCTGGCCGTGCTCGCGATCTTCTCGATCATGTGGCGCTGGAACGAGTTCCTCTGGCCGCTGGCGGTGCTGACCAAGACCGAATCCTACACGCTGCAGATCGGCCTCAACGCCTTCCAGGGCGAGTTGCAGACGCAGTGGCACTACCTGCTCGCGATGACCGTTGTGACGCTGCTGCCGGTCGCGCTCGTCTTCGTCTTCCTGCAGCGCTTCATCACCACCGGCATCGCCAATACGGGCATGAAATGA